A single region of the Ketogulonicigenium vulgare WSH-001 genome encodes:
- a CDS encoding hydantoinase B/oxoprolinase family protein encodes MKKTYDPIIHNAGKFGRTTEAKADPVTTEVIRHALNSAANQMKRALIRTSFSPIIYEVLDFAVAIYDAEIRMLSQAPSLPMFMGTLSFCIDEAVKAIGGPENLEPGDALIYNWPFGTGSHPQDMVIIMPVFYQDTTLIGYTAIKGHWLDIAAKDPYCTDTTDVFQEGVIFPGIKIYKKGVLNDDIFRMIMANTRVPHMVRGDLDAQVTGCRVGVKSLLEVVERFGLETYRAAVDDMFDHGERIVRSYFEKIPDGRYVGKGEMDNNGVTKDRIPFEVAIEVKGSDVTIDFSGVPDEQAGPTNSPLPTTISVCRVAITMLAGYGEAPHEGHFRPIKAITRPGSMFHPLPPAPSFIYGWPGLQAIEVIYNAISNAMPKAVPAQSGGCICSIVAWGQREETREPWADGTPLPTGQGAWDGGDGGIMLHISESATRFTPAEVWEHRNPWIIEQLAMAQDSVGPGKWRGGPGLNLDIRTTEDTLVTTVFERTLNNPWGLQGGGEARPNNCLATMPDGEVHAIPKATHFLLPKGAVLQMRTGGGGGYGDPADRPVEAVKRDIEEGYISESFARQHYPHAFG; translated from the coding sequence ATGAAAAAGACCTATGATCCCATCATCCATAACGCCGGTAAATTCGGCCGCACCACCGAGGCAAAGGCGGATCCCGTCACGACCGAGGTGATCCGCCACGCGCTGAACTCGGCCGCGAACCAGATGAAACGCGCGCTGATCCGCACCTCCTTTTCGCCGATCATCTACGAAGTGCTGGATTTTGCCGTCGCCATCTATGATGCCGAAATCCGGATGCTATCGCAGGCCCCCTCGCTGCCGATGTTCATGGGCACGCTGTCGTTTTGCATCGACGAGGCGGTGAAGGCCATCGGCGGCCCCGAAAATCTAGAGCCGGGCGATGCGCTGATCTATAACTGGCCCTTCGGCACTGGATCGCACCCGCAGGACATGGTCATCATCATGCCGGTGTTCTATCAGGACACCACGCTGATCGGTTACACCGCGATCAAGGGTCACTGGCTGGATATCGCCGCCAAAGACCCCTATTGCACCGATACCACTGACGTTTTCCAAGAGGGCGTCATCTTCCCCGGCATCAAGATCTATAAAAAAGGTGTCCTCAACGACGACATCTTTCGCATGATCATGGCCAATACCCGCGTCCCCCATATGGTGCGCGGCGATCTGGATGCGCAGGTCACAGGCTGCCGCGTCGGCGTGAAATCCCTGCTGGAAGTGGTCGAGCGTTTCGGCCTTGAAACCTATCGCGCCGCCGTCGACGATATGTTCGACCACGGCGAGCGGATCGTGCGCTCTTATTTCGAAAAGATCCCCGATGGCCGCTATGTCGGCAAAGGCGAGATGGACAATAACGGCGTCACCAAAGACCGCATCCCGTTCGAGGTCGCGATCGAGGTGAAGGGCTCGGATGTCACCATCGACTTTTCTGGCGTGCCCGATGAACAGGCAGGGCCCACGAACTCGCCGCTGCCGACCACGATCTCGGTCTGCCGCGTCGCGATCACCATGCTGGCCGGTTACGGCGAGGCCCCGCATGAGGGCCATTTCCGCCCGATCAAGGCGATCACGCGCCCCGGCTCGATGTTCCACCCGCTGCCGCCCGCACCCAGCTTTATCTATGGCTGGCCCGGCCTGCAGGCGATCGAGGTGATTTATAACGCGATCTCGAACGCCATGCCAAAGGCGGTTCCGGCGCAATCGGGCGGCTGTATCTGTTCCATCGTCGCATGGGGCCAGCGCGAGGAGACGCGCGAGCCTTGGGCCGACGGCACGCCGCTGCCCACCGGACAGGGCGCATGGGATGGCGGTGATGGCGGCATCATGCTGCATATCTCGGAATCCGCGACGCGCTTTACCCCCGCCGAGGTCTGGGAACACCGCAACCCGTGGATCATCGAGCAACTGGCGATGGCGCAGGATTCGGTCGGCCCCGGCAAATGGCGCGGCGGCCCCGGCCTGAACCTCGATATCCGCACGACCGAGGACACGCTGGTCACCACCGTCTTTGAACGCACGCTGAACAACCCTTGGGGTCTGCAAGGCGGCGGCGAAGCACGCCCGAACAACTGTCTGGCGACCATGCCCGATGGCGAGGTGCATGCCATTCCCAAGGCGACCCACTTCCTGCTGCCAAAAGGCGCTGTCTTGCAAATGCGTACCGGCGGCGGTGGCGGTTACGGCGATCCCGCAGATCGGCCGGTCGAGGCCGTAAAGCGCGATATCGAGGAGGGTTACATCTCGGAATCCTTCGCCCGCCAGCACTACCCGCACGCCTTCGGCTAG
- a CDS encoding hydantoinase/oxoprolinase family protein, with product MATRIGVDIGGTFTDLVYFDEATGKTVEGKVPTVPSAPEEGVVAAITGHVPQEIIEKAEFFLHGTTVGLNALLERRGSKVGLITTQGFRDVLEIRRGDRAEMYNLFWKQTEPLVPRSLRLEVTGRMLGTGAEYIPLDEDTVRAAVAQLIAAKVDAIAVSLINAYANPAHELRVAEIIAEAGFTGGVSLSHKISGEYREYERTSTTCIDAFVRGRMANYLRRLDGKLRELGFKGTSLITRSGSGSMTFAEAEDRPFETIMSGPVGGAQGAAELAKILNIKALVTADVGGTSFDTALVIDGKPQVLFEGVIDNMPIQSPWVDVRSIGSGGGSIAHIDPGGLMRVGPRSAAAVPGPACYGKGGVEPAMTDAAAWLGMLGPGDLASGITLDIGKAKAALDSVGQHIGQDAEHTAAGVMRISSAAMANAMREISLDQGLDPRTMTLLPFGGAGPLMGTLLADELGMNQIIIPPLAGNFSAWGLLGADMVQSTARTRVMDFAAGAAGAINATLTDLFSALETRSAAHADEAVKSARLDLRYKGQEHTLSIEVATQGGALAEAEADILNRFVSEYARTFGGTMNQDVELVSIRANTTVPLPQRQLSYTPKRSDGADDRVMDVYSFERQTRLPFRIIPRGRITGKITGPAIVTEDTTTTYVDADWTITNGSAGEIILERIA from the coding sequence ATGGCTACGCGTATCGGTGTCGACATCGGCGGCACGTTTACCGATCTTGTCTATTTCGACGAGGCCACCGGCAAAACGGTCGAGGGCAAGGTGCCCACCGTCCCCTCGGCCCCAGAGGAAGGCGTCGTCGCCGCCATCACCGGCCATGTGCCGCAAGAGATCATTGAAAAGGCAGAATTCTTTCTGCACGGCACCACGGTTGGCCTGAATGCACTGCTAGAGCGGCGCGGCTCAAAGGTCGGGCTGATCACGACGCAGGGTTTCCGCGATGTGCTGGAAATCCGTCGCGGCGACCGCGCCGAAATGTATAACCTGTTCTGGAAACAGACCGAGCCGCTGGTCCCCCGCAGCCTGCGATTGGAAGTCACCGGCCGTATGCTGGGCACCGGCGCAGAATATATCCCGCTGGACGAGGATACCGTCCGCGCCGCCGTCGCACAGTTGATCGCCGCCAAGGTGGATGCCATCGCCGTCTCGCTGATCAACGCCTATGCCAATCCCGCGCATGAGCTGCGCGTGGCCGAGATCATCGCCGAGGCGGGCTTTACAGGCGGCGTCTCGCTGTCGCATAAGATCTCGGGCGAGTATCGCGAATACGAACGTACCTCGACCACCTGTATCGACGCTTTCGTGCGCGGCCGTATGGCCAATTACCTGCGCCGTCTGGATGGCAAGCTGCGCGAGCTGGGCTTTAAGGGCACCTCGCTGATTACCCGTTCCGGCTCTGGCTCGATGACCTTTGCCGAGGCCGAAGATCGCCCGTTTGAAACCATCATGTCCGGCCCCGTCGGCGGCGCCCAAGGCGCGGCAGAACTGGCGAAAATCCTCAATATCAAGGCGCTTGTGACCGCAGACGTCGGCGGCACCAGCTTTGATACAGCGCTGGTGATCGACGGCAAACCGCAGGTTTTGTTTGAAGGCGTAATCGACAATATGCCGATCCAAAGCCCCTGGGTCGATGTACGCTCGATCGGATCGGGCGGCGGCTCGATCGCCCATATCGATCCGGGCGGCTTGATGCGCGTCGGACCCCGTTCCGCCGCCGCCGTGCCCGGCCCGGCCTGCTACGGCAAGGGCGGGGTGGAACCCGCGATGACCGATGCCGCCGCTTGGCTTGGGATGCTGGGCCCCGGCGATCTCGCCTCGGGGATCACCCTCGATATCGGCAAGGCAAAGGCGGCGCTGGACTCCGTGGGCCAGCATATCGGTCAGGACGCCGAACATACCGCCGCAGGCGTCATGCGCATTTCATCCGCCGCAATGGCCAATGCGATGCGGGAAATCTCGCTCGATCAGGGGCTTGACCCCCGCACCATGACCCTGCTGCCCTTTGGCGGCGCGGGGCCGCTGATGGGCACGCTGCTGGCGGACGAGCTGGGCATGAACCAGATCATAATCCCGCCGCTGGCGGGGAATTTCTCGGCTTGGGGGCTGCTCGGTGCCGATATGGTGCAATCCACCGCCCGTACCCGCGTGATGGATTTCGCGGCAGGCGCGGCGGGTGCGATCAACGCAACGCTTACCGATCTGTTCAGCGCGCTGGAAACCCGCAGCGCCGCCCATGCGGATGAGGCGGTGAAATCCGCCCGCCTCGACCTGCGCTATAAGGGACAGGAACACACGCTGTCGATCGAGGTCGCCACACAAGGTGGCGCGCTGGCCGAGGCCGAGGCCGACATTCTGAACCGCTTTGTCAGCGAATATGCCCGCACCTTTGGCGGCACGATGAACCAAGATGTGGAACTCGTCTCGATCCGCGCCAACACGACCGTGCCGCTGCCGCAGCGGCAGCTCAGCTATACGCCCAAACGCAGCGATGGCGCCGATGACCGCGTGATGGATGTCTATTCGTTCGAGCGTCAAACCCGCCTGCCCTTCCGCATCATCCCGCGCGGGCGGATCACCGGCAAAATCACGGGCCCCGCGATTGTGACCGAGGATACCACGACCACCTATGTCGATGCCGATTGGACGATCACCAACGGCAGCGCTGGCGAAATCATTCTGGAACGGATCGCGTAA